Sequence from the Montipora foliosa isolate CH-2021 chromosome 12, ASM3666993v2, whole genome shotgun sequence genome:
AGACAACTCACTGGGATGATATGAAATATAACATGGCACAAAGATCTATTCATATATAACTTTTTGTAACTTTCAGAGGACAACGTttccaaatttgaaaaaaactgaccaattttttttctaattttaatGCGTTTCCATCCCCTCTATCCTttgctgcaaacaacaaagaataacttcagtgcacttcaatggccaTTGGCAACGAAACTacatcattattttttggtcttcattgacgCAAAGatgtcttttagtgttttgaattttgactaaaatagcgtgacactgcccctttaaaaaaCGGTCTGTTTAAAGGGGCTCTGTCATGAAATTTAGTCACATTCAGTGACTGGGAACTGgtaaccaaatcaagcgaaacataAAAATAAGTACTTAGAACACTGAAGGGAGGTTCGaataaaacagaaaatacagAAGGGCCGAGGCAGGGATGGTCAAAACtgaagaggagtaaaatggattgcaattgggGTTTTTGAAAATTGTTCAGCCTAGCAGTTTTTCGAGGTtcatctctgttgtttgtaactcaAACtatgtatgctcgacagacTTTTTTTGTCACGAGGCTTTGAGTTGTGTTGTTGAAGAGTAATTTCTGGGTTAAACGTCAAGTGGCAAAGTGAGTAGGAGCGAGTAATTGGTAAAACTACGCAAAGTGATCAACTGCACTTCCTTGACACAGTCCCTTTAAGTGAAGATCGTCTTAGGAAGTACTCAGCAGATGTGGAATTTACTGGAaaaatagagagatttagattctaggacgaaaACGaatacgagtacgagattttctcattgAACAACAGTGAACGCGCTCAAACaggcgtcattttggcgggaaaaacgtgacaccgtcgtcattttagcaCGAGATTTTACAAAAATGTCgtcatgtcaaaacaagtcaacaacacggtagcagttttggcatttttcgttCAGCATAAAGGCTCAGTTACTTACCAGCAATAAACcggaataactgagcaacctatactgctaacaaagagtaagattaattgTCCGGGCTATAAATGTTCTGAGTATTTTCGCTTAAAAACGGgtagtcaaatctcgtacttgTTCTTGTCCTCtttctagaatctaaaggtccctgtTGTCACATAAGGCGAAtgtaggaggcagtgtggcctcGTGGTCAGGGTGCTGCTTTGAGATCTACACAATCCGGGTTCAAACATGTTCTGACCAGTCCttaaatttgatcctggtagtgaAGTCCCTGGCTCAACTTCTcggttgcacttgtaaatatcTCActgagtttgtttcatttgttaaccttatttttgGGTTGAGAGTTTCCTTTGTgaatttctccccctcattttacagactaaccctaacttttgaatgaaggggtagtttctaaagaaactgtggtgctgcgtcggtggggaagtagtatacaaaaatttggtttatcaacggagttgataatgtaaattgaccaccgtacagagattctaaaagcttttagaatctctgtacggtggtcaatttacattatcaactccgttgataaaccaaatttttgtaaccctaacttttgtctatgatttttcctcaactcaccatccacacacacaatattccccccaaactacctgctaattagtgaatgttttagttagtggagaggaaccccttcttgtaaggaggattcttttGTCAACACCATTAAGGAAAGCCAAAAaggttgctagtgaaactgctgcCATTATGTGTAAAAAAACCGCTGGCCAATGGGATTCCTAAAAGTTGTCGGATGTGTTGTTTCACTGACTCcgtttcattgaccctgaaaattAAAGCCCCAGCggagagtggtcaattaagtgtgTATGTCAAATGAATAAACTGTTCGAGTGAGGTTTTGATGAGCTGCTtttgagaaatttgaaaacaccACTCGTTCCTATACATAAATCAAGAAATGCAACCACTCGCGGTCATACGATTTACTATATTAATCGCATGTAGGTTAAAGCTGTGGAGATTGTCGCACAACAGATGGTTACAAACATGCCATCTTCATTTGAGCGGAGTTTTCTGGACTTAGCAGGAGTGGAGATGTCTCGTCAAGCCGCCTTGGAGTGCTACAGAACTTCAGGATTGACCCCTAGGGACATTGATGTACTGGAAGTTCACGACTGTTTTTCGTGCAACGAGGTTAGGCCTCCTTTCTTCCTTACATGCCCTAACTCACCCCACCCCCACACAACGAACAAGCGGCGAAGTCCCTCGTGTCTTCGCCTCTCAATTGTTCGGCTTTTCCGATTGTTCGTTCGCTCGGACAAAATCGCCAGACCTTTGCTCGATCCTTTGTTTGGACTccgagggacacgctttttgtggaatgtttttgaagccgttcaaaaaattCGTAACCACAAGGCGTAGCTGCTCGTTTTCTAAACATTAGTTAAGGCTCATGCGCGTTTCGTTTTATCAGTGACCTGCAATGCATTTTTTTGCTCATGAATTGTTAAATTTTTTGAATGTTTTTTGATCTCATTTTACGTATGGTTCTGATATCTTTACAGGACAACTAGGATGTCCTCCTTTTTTGTCTATGCCTTTGTCGTTTGCTTAGACCAGCATGTGTTGCATAATTATGCTTTTCTCGATCCTCTGTTTTCAGCTGTTCATGTATGAGGCCATGGGGTTATGTCAACTAGGGAGGGGTGGGGAGCTTATTGATTCAGCGAAGTGGATTGCCAATAAAAACGGTGAGTGTTGTTGACGGCGAGACCGAAAAGATCGTTAAAAGACCGGCAATCTTGCAATACCCATAGACTTAGAACAAAAAAGCCCGCCATTGCAAGGAAACTGGAAGTAACCTTCATTTCCACGAAAAGGCAACTTTCAAGTAAAGCGTTTTTATCAGAAAAAACGAATTCAGAATAGCATATTTGCATTCATACTGAATTTCATGGGTAGCACTATATGAAATGATCTTGTGAAGTGTAATTGTTTCTGACATAAAGAGCCTTTGTAGAATAATGAGATGGCAATTCAACCTCGTTGCCagtgctctctctctcttctcccCCTCTCCCTCCCTCCCGCTACCCTTttctccttctcgtgtttggtcAACTGTGGTTTTCTGGTCACATGAACACTTGTGCCAATCAACTGCAGAGAGGGTAGGTCCTCAACCAACTGATTTTGACAACAGAACAATGAAGCCGGACTTTGCCGAAGAGCTTGTTGAGAACTTTTAAAGTTAGTAAGTTGTCTCCCGTATGACCTGCTTAAAATCCTTTTAATAGATTCTAGGTTGTTATCTGGACCGCCTAAAACTCTTTTACCTCGGAGAGAAAAGACAAATTCCTCTTGTAAAAGGAATTACAGGGTGATTTTTTCCAAAGCATGGCATAGCCCACAGGAacttgaattcaaatttgtaatTCTTGGAGTTGTTCACATCTTGAAGCGGCGATTAGCTGTATAAACGACGCGGCAAAGTACGTTCAATCCTTTTTCGttgttaaagtttttaattttgacgcTGCCACCCCTCTTCTATTGCTAAAATGGAAACCCTCCCACATTGTCGGGGGAAGGGTCTGTAGATTTTAGGCGGCCTTTTTCCCATGTTGCTCTTGGATTGCCAAAATTATAGTAGAAATTCTGgaatttggttaaaaaaagttACTGGGGTTTGTTTATTGTAAGGTTCTTAGTATTTTGGCCGTGTATTTCTCAGACAAGAAACACCTGCTGAAAAACACTAAAATTGATAGTTTGTGAACAAATTGAGTAGGTCAGTGCTTTTGGTCATGAATGGAAGATGACAAGTTTTGCGCGCGACAAAacaaagagaacaaaaaaaaaaaccaaaaaaaaaaaaacaattccctGAAAACAGTGGgcatattgttattttttatagGTGGGTCGGTTTGTCGAATTGGGGATCGATGGGTCGTAAATCCTTCCGGGGGCTTGGAATCAAAAGGTGAGGTAATCTACCAATGATCACTTGTAAAATACATTATTAAGTTAAACGTGACCTGGTAACTTTTAACAGCGGCCCGACGGTAGATGCGTTGTTGCTAAAATTGTACCCAATACTTAAATAATACGGAAATTTCGAGAAAATTGTATTTACACCTTGCCATTTCCTTGtcaagttttccttgacgagTTTCCCTTGAAACTGAGTGGAAATTGCATTGCCAGTTATTGTAAGTTTTTGCTAGACAGGTCTCCTTGTTTGACAACTGGTAGTGTTTTACCAAGGAAACTAGTCGAGGTAAAACTCAGTGAGGAcgatatagagcggttttcaattgagtgttgtaaaacagattccaaagtaattacttcggccaatcacaacaggtgcaaacagcgcaataaaccaatccaaattcgtagcaattccgtgtaacttgcgcaaagcgcgggaaaaatcgcgcgcgTGCAAGTCGCAGTTGGTtatccttttcattggttgataaactggcgcgaaatttttaaaccaatcactaagcttAGCAactgcaatcgcgtaattactgtcgacagtcatttgaaaactgctctatgctGGCGGTTAATTTATCACCAAGTATATTTGTAAAGGTATTACTGAAGCCTGACTGGTAAGAAATTTCGTTTTAAGGCCAGATAAATATCAGTGATGTATTTGCCAAGGCCACTGAGCCTTATTCCTCAATATGTCGAAGCAAACATAAACACAAGCAAGGCATACGGAAACTCATTTGATTTCGGTAGATttttggtttggagaaaaaaacaaattaacgaATAGTTAATGTGCCTTCGCACATTTGCTTTGCTTCTGCATGCTTCGTTTGTGACGATCAATTATACATTTGTGAATTTCTGAATAGAATGCTGCATGAAAATGACAAATGACGAAAGTTCAATGTTTCCCATAATCTAGTGCTTTTCGTAATAGTAAGCTCCAGCATCGTTCTCTGTCCTCGTTGGATAGCCCACTTTAATTAAAGTGCTGCTACGACCAAACAAtcagttctttttctttgaattttaaaactaCATTTAATTAAACATTGCATGACCCaggccttgatttaaaaaagacagtttttttttaactgaaaatTCTCTTTTTAATGGTCCACCAATACTGAAATTCCTATTTGATGGTCTGCaattactaattttaaaatcttaaaagagctggattgaggagaaaataacgtcaaaGACTCGAtattttaagaatgcaatgcatgtgtacgcggctgaattaatatgcagtacgggagttttgggctttcagactttaaacGTGTTTTGGATGTGTAAAAAGCTCCGTTTAcgcactgaaattttaaggtagtgAGTAAATGAAGTCACCTTTCCCTAGATCAAATCCTCTgtggtccaatcggtcagtcagttttgaaggtgagtaatggtggaccgtgaaatccaaacgcTACACTCAATGTAAACAGCCTTTGCATAAAACTCAATCTCAAAGTTTGGCCAGCctggtgttaagcaaacactttcaaaatctgaagaaaaggaagtgatatcacagtagcactttaaacagCCAGGAGCCTACGACCACCAGCGTCAGCAGGAGAAGGCGTGCtcattttaacttttatttttggtTATGATCTCCAATTTCGTTGTAAAGGGAAAACAATCATGTCGCACTGGCAGCGTGATGTCTTTTTGTCTCTTAGTGGAAAGTAAAGCAATTTGCTTGCATAAACACACTCATAGCGTAAAAATACGTTTCCAAGAAAAGCTCCGTCCACTCGTGTGTTCGGCTTCACAGCCATTATTATGTATATGAAATAGTACGCGTggtatgattggctaatttagcggACCGTATGCGCCCCTGTCCGGcctgctaaatttgaaattttgatggaACATTTTTCAGCAAGTTTTCACGTTGATTGGTGTACGAAACTtgtgaagctgtttgaatcttgcaagcagtTATTTCAAAAATCCCATTTCGTTTTCGGATTTGTCGCGTGCCAATCATTTGTGGCAGGTGAACGTTCTGCTTAACTTCAAATAGTTTCATTTACCACGCGCCTTATTACCTCGGCTATATAGTGGCATCCTCATCTCAAAGAGGCGATGGTTAGCACTGGGGATTTGGGCAAgatcttgtatgactgtgtagcccgatcctggagtggcagtctctgttgcaggtggcACAGACGTGCCTTGTGGAATTGCGTGCAGAAGTTGCGCATTCTTTCGTGGCCACTCTCTTGCACATAGCCTGGACTTAAGCGTTCGCTTCCGCCTTTCAAACCCCCGCTTTGACGCTTTTCTGCCATGTATCTCGGTGTTTGGCAATGTCCTCTCATGCACTGGTGTCAATTAGTGCAGATCGCAAGTCTCGCTTGATGGCGTCCTTGTAGCGCATCAGCGGCCGGCCCACGCCACGCCACGCCACGCCGGCGTCGCTGATGAGCAGTGATGCCATGCTCAGTGAGCCAGCGGCTCCAGGACCTTGGTGTTGGTGACTCTGTCCTGCCACCTGATGTGCAGCAGGCGCCGAAGGCAGCGGAGGTGGAATCCGTTTAGTTGCTGCTCTTGTCTGGCATAGGTCGTCCACGACCCGCTGCCATAAAGGAGAGTCGACAGGACACAAGACAAGCTTGGTAGATGCACATCTTGGTCCTTTCGCTCAACCGGTCATTGCCCCACACTCGCTTCTTGAGTTTGGTCATGAGAGCAGCTGCTTTGACGATCCTGAAGCTGATGTCTGCAACAAGCGAAGTCGAGCTTGATACGGTGGAGCCCAAGTAGTTGAAGGTGTCCACAACCTCCAGCTTCGTGTTATCGATGGTGATGACTAGGGGACTTAACACCTTTTGCCAAGATGTTGGTCTTCCTGAGGCTGATCATTAGCCTTAACTCCTTGCAGGTATGGGACAGCTTGTCTACGAGATGTTGGAGGCCCTCCTtgctgtgggatgttaaagcagCGTTGTCTGCAAACAGCAGCTCCCATATGAAAACCACGTAAGCTTTGGTTTTGGCGCGGAGTTGCCGTGTAATCTTTCAGGATGTAGACACCTTCTGTACAGTCTACAAAGGCATACTGGAGCAGCATCGAGAAGAAAATCCTGAACAGGGTTGGAGCAAGGACACAGCCCTGCTTTACTCCACTGCTGACTGGGAAGGCATTGGAGGTGGCCCCATCGAAGCAGACCGTACTCTGCATGTCCTGGTGAAAGGAGGTGATGATTGCCAGGAGCTTTGGAGGGCAGCCAATCTTCTGGAGGATCTTGGAGTGTCCGCTTCTGCTCACCAGGTCAAAAGGCATAGGTTCTGGCATAGGTTCTGCCAGTACTCGTTGACACAGTGGCGGGGGGGCTGCTGGGCCTTGCTCCTAGCTGCTCGAAGGGCGTCGCGTGTGTTTGGGGAATGGTTCTGCTTGTGAGCCAGCATCGCTTTTCTCTTGGCCTCCGTGACTGGCTGCATTTCTTCCCGGGAAGCCTCGAACCAGTCAGCATTCTTGGTTCTTTCTCGCTGAATGCAGCCATGGCTGAGTCGTAGATGGCCTCATGGAGGTGAAACCATTTGGCATCTGGGTTGCTGGTTGTTGGTTGCGCAGCAAATGTCTCCTGGGTCGTGGTGTGGTGGTTTTTTCTGGCCTTCAGCCTGACCTTGCTTGCAATAAGCAAGTGGCCCATGTCACAGTCAGCGCTGTGATAGCTTCTTGTGTGGAGGACACTGCCGAGGTCCGCTCTCCTAGTGATGACGAGGTCTAGCTGGTGCCAGTGGTGGGACCGAGGGTGTCTCCAAGACACTTTGTGCAGCTCCTTACACTTAAAGTAACTGTTGGTGATGCAGCGACCGTGGTGACAGCAGAGTTTGAGCAACCTCTGCCAGTTCTCATTCATCCTGCGGACGCTGAAGTGGCCGAGGCAGGTAGGCCATGCTTGCCAGTTGGTCCCGACGCGAGTGTTGAAATCGCCTAGCAAATATATGCCCTCGGAACTTGGGATTCTGGATAGTGTTTCCTGCAGAGCCTCGTAGAATTGATACTTGGTGTCTGGGGTGAAGGTCAGAGTCCGGGTGTAGGCAGATATGATGTTCACAAAGCGCGGCGACAAAATGCATGCGAAGGGCAAGAATTCTTGATGTCCCTCCCGATGGGGTTTCAGTGAGTTCCTCACCGCAAAACCTATGCCATACTGTCTCAGCTCGTCCTGGGACAGGCCTTGTCATAACAAGGTGTAGTCCCTTTCCATAAGTGACCCACCGTTGGCCAGCCGGGTTTCCTGGAGACAGGTGACATCGATCTTGAGTTGTGCCAGCTCCTTGTTGATGATGGCGGTCTTGCGGGAGTCGTCCATTAGCTGAAGGTCAGCGGAGAGACCAGGGCATATGGTGCGAATGTTCCAGCTGGCGATTCAAAGAGCTGGAGTCTTCGTAGTGTTTTGCTTTTGACTGCTTGGTACAAGTACTTGATCTCTTGTTGGGAGGTTCCCCTAAGCTCTACGCACCCAGTAGAGCAAGCAAGCAATGACAGGGTGGCACCTTACTGGCTGGGGGCTGCCCAGCTTGAGATGGGCGGTAGTTACCCAATGAATCCGCGAGGGGCTTATCCCACCGTCGGACGAGACCCCCTGGTGCTCCTTCTTACAGCAATCAGTCGGAGCTTAGAACCGGTAATCTGCCTCGTCATGTCTTGTGCTGGAGTCTTGCGACACCGCTGGAGTGCCCTCTCCAGTTTGCACTAAGGCCTGGGCGGGAAGGTAAGGAGACACCGGTCTGCCCATATGACAGTGTCCCCCTCTCGGTGTCACTGGCTGGGTCCAAGGGAAAGGAAGAACCAATACAACTTTGGGCTAGTTCCACTGCAGAAGCTGCCGGAAGGAAGTGCTGAGCACCTGCCATCTGCCTTAGGGGCTCCACTCCGGATTTGTCCTCGAGGTTTACTCCTGAAGCCTTCCTGAGATCAGGTATAGCTGCAAGGCAGCAGAGGTTTGAAATCAGGTTTTACCTTCCCCTAGATGGGCTCCCTTCACAGGCTAAGAGCCCCATCTATCCTGGGCAACTGGTTATAAGGCGCCAGTGGCTTCATCTTCGCCCCTTCTCCTGTCGGTGGTGCCAGTTCCGCCATGCGGAGGCCAGAAGTGGGACTATAGTTACtgtcttactaacctcgtttttttGGTCCGTGTGTTTAGTTAcagatcctcgttttttcccatTCACTTATGGCCAGTGCGCTTCAGGTTTAATCCTTAAATCAGCGGGAAAAAGGCCGGTCAGTAACTTCAAACTCGATTATTAAGAGGTATGTAATAAAAATTGACACTCGTAATTTTGGGTTTTtgaaacggttttttttttaggtcatCCAATTGGTGCCACAGGATTAGCACAGTGTGCTGAGCTGGTTTGGCAGGTAAGTTTGTGTTGTGTTTAAAGTGTATGTGTCCTCTTTACTGCGTCAATGCCAGGTATAATATAGTATTATTTAAGCCTGGTTCCCTCTTTCGAATAATAATAGCAACTTTATTCATGTAAACTCGAAGACGCACTAGACAAGGGGTCGCTTCACGCACTGCTTTTAtttgaattcattcaagcacgactgattaattatccaagatggtgatcaacaaacagaaacacagagacggaagcccAAAAGATATGaacagataacattttatgacatATTACGGACACTTTGCCATACGGGGCTTtcttattgcacaaattatcacagagctcggtTGCGTCCATGGTTGATCGATATATATGACACAAAGATCTATTCATATTTAACTTTTGGTGACTTTCAGAGGACaacgtctccaaacttgaaaataaCTGGCCACTTTTTTCAAgcttcaatccatttcaatcccctccatccttggctgcaaacaacaaagaataactTCAGAGCACTTCAATGGcccttggcaacaaaactacaacattatttttttggtcttcgTTGACGCAAAGACATCTTTTAGTCTTTTGATTTTTGACTAAAATagtgtgacactgccccttCAATAATAACGAGGATGATGACATTGATTTTGAAGCTGACGTAGACAATGGGGAGACAGCACCATTCAGAGTCCTTTTACGTGCCAGAAGGCGGTAGCAGTCCTTTTCCGATCCCGGCTATAAATTACACCCCTCGGTGTCTTTGCCTGTGCCCTCTAGTAATCGCATGTTTCATTTTGAGACGTACCATTTACTGCTTCATACAACGTACAGATGCTCAAAATTATACTTTCCCCATCATAACTCGGGCAATGTGACCACTGGGATATTAGTAGCAGGGACTGGGAATCTAAGAAAATTTGCCACTGGGACTGGGATTTTGCCCAAATTTGGACTGGGAAATGCTATCGCCACCCCCTTCCGGACCCTCTATCAGAGACGATTTGTTTAAAAATGTATGGGAGAGACCACTGTCCTGGCTTTCGAGGCATGCGAAccgttcacttccggtttccgttcGTAATTCAAAAGCTCCCTACTATCTCTATTTGGGTAGTTTGGCTCAATTTTCTTTGTTATACCTTCCGGCGTTTCCGTTGCCGATGTGTTTGACGTGGAAGGCATATGCATTGATGCTAAGGCCTAAGcattttcaatttcagtttATGCGTTGTTTAAAtgtgaaattatttttttccgtgcactcgtttttgttttcagttaagAGGCGAAGCAGGCAAGAGGCAGGTTGATGGAGCTTCAATAGCTCTACAGCACAACTTCGGAATTGGTGGCGCGGCTGTGGTTACGATATACAAACAGTATAAACAGATGCTATATGCTAAGTTATAACATTTGTCAGACATTTGATACCGACGCTAAACTGTAAAGCTGTTCACAAATGGAAGGAATCGGACCCAGTATCCAAGGGCAGGACATTGAAATTAGTGCACCCGGTAAACTTGGTAAACAACCGTTCTTGATAGAAAATACTTGAGCAACACTGTATTACTGCCACGACTGGACGTGTGAATGGCTGTTTTATACTAGAGAcccataattcgtctgggacgaagtTAGGCAAACTTGTTTTCTGCGTCTCTTAAGTTCGTTTGGTATGAAGACGGGCACACGTCAAACTATCCATTTTAGtacgtcttcgaagacgcactaaactggttAGTTGGTCCAGACGCGTAGT
This genomic interval carries:
- the LOC137980933 gene encoding sterol carrier protein 2-like — translated: MVAMKTVMTISDNFCKTTLASCSSRRYISLTLYCNKISNLTVLSQLFAYAAKKHSDKYGSTFEQCAEIAYKNHKNSTQNPNACLRKEIPLKTICESRMICKPIAFAMSAPTADGSAAAVLCSRHFMESKGMQVKAVEIVAQQMVTNMPSSFERSFLDLAGVEMSRQAALECYRTSGLTPRDIDVLEVHDCFSCNELFMYEAMGLCQLGRGGELIDSAKWIANKNGGSVCRIGDRWVVNPSGGLESKGHPIGATGLAQCAELVWQLRGEAGKRQVDGASIALQHNFGIGGAAVVTIYKQYKQMLYAKL